The nucleotide sequence ATcacgccaggcctgatggccgtcttctTGCGTTGGTGCATGTCCCCTAGATCCATAAATTGATCTGGTATGACCGGCTATATTATCCAGGTCATGTCGCAGGTCGTGCGTGTACCCTGCAGccgctgtctctctgcctctagggcgaggtggcgcaggttggtgttcggcttgggttgccgctCTGTCCCTGCCACAAGGTGGTCAGTCAGGCCCGTCAGCCGCGTTACGCGATGTCGGTATAGGCTCTGTGACCTCATCGTCGAATTGAgatagcaacttgcgctttgggtaactcttagttgggcgttcgaggccgtattcctcggctgccaggaaattagtccatctatcattgagtaaaTCCTCATCGGCTTGAAGTTATTGtcacttctttttcaggcttcttgctgtGGCTATTAGCTAGCGTTTAAAGCGCTCTTATTCGAGGGGGTCCTCTggtatgatgaagtcttcgtcgcccaggctctcgtcctcttcggaggtcggtaggtagttactatcctacGAGCCCTCGTTCCCAATAGGATCATCGGGGTTGACTTTCCCCTCTTCCCAATCATCTTGTTCggatgttgtaagtgcatctagtgccccttagtgattttggtgtattgaagacttataggttaagggactaatgcgtttgtgagtgtacacaggtctataagtctatgaggagtttgatatttacagggaaagtcgacccctaaaaatgaatatcttcgactgaagattttggtatttctgaagactttcatgaagactttgaaagtgaagaaattggtgttaccgtgaagacttgatattcatgcgaggaatatgaagcttgaagacttcgttttcatagttttgtttttctctttcttgagtcataggaaacaccgtactgttaaagggggtcgaggaaatactaaggaaaaatttccaagtgatgctcaactcaaaatcctacacctaccaaacccttcgagtgaagcctttggaaatctcatacagttcagtcaatttcttcagtgacagagacgaagttcttctggtcactgaggaatttgttctgactgaggagttaggaattcgccagtgcggattgcctacacagtgaggaacatgatagccctgaggaatttgatagtcaaatttccgaccattgctgtgctacgcgccagctgtcctaaaatatcttatccacctaacggtcatatcagacaagggcatttatgtcttatcatgtcgggctgctccctaggctatagatagccgccccctacaaccactagttggttggctgctccgagagaaactgacacttgtcatttgagagcaacccatcctccgaggactttgagtgaaaatcatcaagtgaggaaatcccaaacccaaacctacaaaaccccaagtgattgagcatcacttaagagattgatcctgcgtggatccgacgcttgtttcctttcaagactgtgcttcttccagacggttaggcgtcatagtctagagcatccaagaggaattgtggatcaccgagtgaccgagtctgtgaaggtttggaagtcgcctgaagacttaccacgagtgattggatgaggtctgtgtgaccttagttcaaggagaatacggtgaggacttggtgtcctgagctgcgtgcttagcgactgggtgtccggaactgtgtgtcctcgagtttaaatactcagccgctccaacgagatgtacaactgagacaacagttggaactggtctaacaaatcattgtcttcaccaaccttactggttctatttcctcaactctttcattttctcattactatgttgagtgattgttcatatctgtgtttgaagactttgactgaagactttctcaatttcctcagtccaatttcttcagtctgtttgtcttcatcttgtgttatcctgtgtttacgctttctgtactctgtgcttgtcttcatttcatcatgatgactatgtttgtaccctgttatgcttacttctgagtacttattccgctgctagtagttcttcgctaggaaatttcctcaccggcaaattcctcagtgaagaattcataaaaattgcctattcacccccctctagtcgatataacgcactttcagatgtTGGCTCAACCGGGGcgtcttggtcttcggcgttctccggggTGTTATTTTCTCCCGTGCCGttattgctgtctttttcgcgacGTGATTTTGATCAGCGCCGTTGATGTCGACGCTTCGGAGGTGCTTAAGCAGGCTCGTCCTCTAGATTCTTCCCATCATTGGCGTcattctctttgggtgtgtccaccatgtgtacgtcatacgaggaagtggttgtccagcgtccggtaaacggcgggttctggctttgctcctcttcggcatcgtcgtccataccgtcgatgtcttcggaggcgtaatctaggatgtcggttaagtcatcgacagtggctataaagtgggtggtgggtgggacgtaaaattccccgcctTCAGCCCCTAGTGTGGGCTGGGCGTACCTTGGCAGTGATCCTTCCGTAATGgcgagggatcacattaagtccagagcctcgttttaGAGTGAGGTTTGGACCGGGGAGCGAGGGTCCATGGAGCAGGGCGGGACAAGAGTTCCTTGGCCGAGCTCATGTAACACGAACCTCGAGAGTTCGGATCCGGTGTTCAGGCATGAGTCCGGCTTCGTGTTGATGAAAGGAGCCTGGTACGACTCCGGGCCTACTGGTGAAACGATTCCCTCCCTGTCTTCGGTGTTGAGCTCTATGGTTGCAGAGAGTCCAGCGGTCTCTAAACTCCCATTTTCGGACTCGGCGAGGtgttccggatctaaggccggagctgcGGTCGAGGccgcgaatccttggaagatcacgTCTCCTCAGATATCAGAGACGTAGCTtaggtttccaaaactgatctgatgaccaggggcgtagctgtcgatctgctccagatggccaatcggattggcatgcagtgcgaagccgccgaatacaaagatttagccggggagaaaagtctccctcagggcggtattgttgtggatgattgatagagccatcgagccttctagtgacgacacagtggaactctcaatgaaagcaccaatgtcggtgccaaaaccggcagatctcgggtagggggtcccgaactgtgcgtctaaggattgaaggtaacaggaggcaggggacacgatgtttacccaggttcgggccctcttaatggaggtaataccctacctgcttgattgactttgatgagtataggggttacaagagtcgatctacctcgagatcgtaatggctaaaccctagatgtctagcctgtatgattgtgattgccttacAGGCTAAACCCTTTGATTTATATAGACAcgagagggatctagggttgtacagagtcagtttacagagaaaggaaggtgcATGATCCGAACGccgagcttgccatccatgcacaggagagtcccatccggacacgggaaaagGTTTTTaatctcgtatcttcacggcccattagtctggcccatatcacatagcccggacgtccgaggaccccttagtccaggactccctcagagcttTCCTGGATCAGCGCTACTGCAAACTAGTAGCAGCGGTGACTATTTTCTAGCGCTACTACTAAGCTcctgtgtataagcattttcctagtagtgcccgcCGCCACGCTGGATCGCCGTCGCCTAGAGACACCGCTCGGGGTCGCCCCGTCCCGCGCTGGCGGACCCCGAGAGGGGAAAGGTCAgggggccgccgccaccagcgtcGCCCGGGCCAGGCCCGCAGCGGGCTTCGGCGACGACGGcaaggaggaagagggagggggaggCGCGCGGGGGAGGAGGATGGGCGCGGCCGGCCGGCCGCAGGGGCGGCGCGGTTACAGGAGAAGCCTTTCTCTCTCATCCTCCTCTTTCTCCAAACCATTCTCTCTTGATCAGACATAGTAGTCCCATTCTCTCTTGATCGGACATAGTAGTCTTAAAGGTGCAGAGTTACCACTAGCACAAATTTGATTTCAAGTCAAAGGTCGCTTTTTTAGGGATCCTGGATTGAAATAGTAGCATATAAAACCACCCAAACATGGCAGATACAATACATTATATATTTATATTGTGTGTAGTCTAGTGCATTATATTTCGCAGGACACGTGTCTAGTTGCATCCTTCCAACAAACGAAAATTCAGTTTCGCATCAGGGAGCTTGGTGGCTTCGCTAGCATAACAACTTTGCAAAAAGTACCGGCCACACCTGGAGATATTGTTTCTTACTACTTAAACATCAAATATTGCCTCGCCCGAGATATGCCCTCTCTGACTAGTTTATTACAGCTCCATATTCGTCGAAAACTATCCGCGGCGAGAATATGCCATCTCGAATTTGTCTATCAGTTCTTGCTCATCCTTCTTCTTTGGAATTTTTGAAGGACGAAGTGTATCAAGGGCATCACACAACTCGCATCGCTCATCTCCTTTCAGAATTATTGTCTGCAAATTCGGAGCTCGCTCCAGCATGGACTTTATAAACTGAGCGGGGGAGACTTTTATTTTTTGAGACAAAGACAAAGATACGATGAAAACAGATTCCACAACGACTGACAACGGGTCCCAGACAGTACCCCAGCCTAGAGGCATCAGAATCAAAATCGGGAGACACACCCTTTTTTTAGGGCAAATCGGGAGACACATCCAAATCGGTTGGCCTCAGTTGACCGATAGGTACATGCGGCAGCCCACGATGGCACATGGGCTACTGATTGCACCAAAAATCAAGCTGGGCTATCATTAATCAAGTCAATAGTCGGCCATTAGCACATGTACAGTACACTAACCCCTAAAAAAACATGTACAGTACACTAGCGTATagcatttgcaaaaaaaaaagggtAACGTATACCAGAAAGTCGTCCCCTGCTATCTCATCAAAAAAAAAGTCTTCCCCTGCTCGGTGGCCCCTCTCTCCGCCGCACGCGCAAGCTGACATACAAGGTGGAGGAGAGAAGTCCCACCAGCACTTCTCCAAGCTGTAGCCAGACTGTTCTAAACCAAAGGAGAAAACCCCTGTAGCCAGACACCATAGCTAGCCCTCTTCTATATAAGAAACTCAAGTTCTCACAGGACCTCCCGGTAGAGAGGCGCAGAAGGATTGACCGGAGGCAGCCCACTCAAGGTTGTGTTGCTGAGTTGAGACACGCATCGCAATGGGGAGCAACGAGATGGTGGTGGTGCCGGAGATCAAGCACACCAAGCTCTTCATCAACGGCGAGTTCGTCGATGCCGCCTCGGGTACGTCGTCATGATCAATTAGTTTGTGCGTGTGAAAAGATTCATATGCTTTATACTGGCCATATATGCTCCAATTCGGTGGATAACTACGCACTAGCTATCTTCCCTTTGTCGTCTTCGCCAACCAAGATGCATGTCGATAAGATTGACGTATCGTCTATTCGTTTGAGTTCTAGCAATCAGTACGTCCCAAACAAGCTGATCCAAACGAGGTGCTAGAATCCATACATCAGTTTTCTTTGCCGGTTCGAACTGCTCAACTTGGTATCGATAAAGCATCTACATATGCTCAATGAAATATCTTCTTTTTGTTCTTTATTGGCCGTACAAAATCTACATGACTCGGTGTTGTGTGCTCACCTTTAagtttcatgaatatatttgcatTCTTGTAACTCCGCGCAAAAGGTAGCCATGGTTGACTTTgtagtttttttttgcgggaagacTATAGTTTCTTTTCTGACATAAATTTGTGGAAATACAGTTCATGCAAGTATCTTTAATGCAAACAAGATTTCGTGAATGTATGTAGCCACTTTTTAGACATTCCCCGCCTGAACCAAGTTGGCCTTCATATGCATGGTGTTTTCGACCAATCGCCCGTGCTTATATTTCTTAAATGTGCATCACGGAATAAACGCAAAGAACTGAAATTAAATTTGATTGTGGCTTGGCTTGGCTCGCGAGTCGTTGTTTCTGAGGACTGAATGACTTGACATGGAAAAATCAATATGAATATTCTCTCGGAACTGCAGTAGCTAGAGATATCTTCTGTTGCTACCGTCAGAACAAATACGAGAACGACCTTGCTATGCGTACGATGAGTTCCTGTTCAACACTGTACAATTAGAGACAATCATAGAGAACTCAGTTTGTGGGCCATATCATCTAGAGATGACTTGCTCTCTGGTTGTACTGCTCAGACGAGAAAAGCATCGTATGCAAAGCAGTTTCGATACGAGTGTAAAACAAAAGACAATAAAAAGGAGAATAGGTTAAGACATAAGTATCATTTTCTCCTTCCCCTGCCTCTCTTGGTACAGTGAACGCCACGAGGAGGGACACATGTCTTTCTTGACTTTGCAAATGTATTCTACTCGCTGTCACTGATACGGACCAACTTGCCTAATATCCTTGTGGATGAAGCCCAGAAATCTATGATTTTGCTTGTGAAATACTATCTGCCTGCTCTCTCCATCGATCAGGCCAAAGTTGTCTCTGTCATGTTCACGAGATTCTTCGCTTTAAAAAACGTTCACGAGATTCGACGGAAGCAGATGTACACATCATCCCATAACTTACAGAATTATTGCGACACGGTATTCTATACCCTTGATTTCTAATTGCCGCCACTGGATGTTTGTATATGCATgctgttggaatattaggcaagttgaTGATTAATTTAAGTAAATAATTCATGGGTAGAACAGAATATTATGCATGCTGTATGCTACCGCCCGCCGGTCGACGCTGGCGGCTGGTGGCCACAATCGAGGGAGAAATGCCGACGTGATTTGCTGGTGGATTTCGTTTTTCAGGGAAGACGTTCGAGACGCGGGACCCACGGACAGGCGACGTGCTGGCCCACATCGCAGAGGCGGACAAAGCCGACGTGGACCTCGCCGTCAACGCCGCCAGGGAGGCCTTCGAGCACGGCAAGTGGCCCCGCATGTCAGGCTACGTACGTGATCCGGCACCCCCGGCCCTGTCGCCTGTAGCCCATCGGACAAATTGCCTGGCAACTCACTCGTCGCCGGCGTCCGTGCATGCATGCAGGAGAGGGGCAGGGCCATGCACAAGCTGGCCGACCTGATGGAGCAGCACACCgaggagctggcggcgctggacggcgccgacgccggcaAGCTGCTGCTGCTGGGCAAGATCATCGACATCCCTGCGGCGGTGCAGATGCTGCGCTACTACGCCGGCGCCGCCGATAAGATCCACGGCGACTCGCTGCGCGTGTCCGGCAAGTACCAGGGCTACACCCTCAAGGAGCCCATCGGGGTCGTCGGCATCATCATCCCGTGGAACTTCCCCAGCCTCATGTTCTTCCTCAAGATCAGCCCGGCGCTCGCCGCCGGATGCACCGTCGTCGTCAAGCCCGCCGAGCAGACGCCCCTCTCCGCGCTCTACTATGCGCACCTTGCGAAGCTGGTAATTAATGGATCTGTCTGCAAGTGAAACACTGTCGATGTGAACTAGTAGTAGTAAAAACCAACCTGTCCTCACGTGTTTCAGGCTGGCATTCCGGACGGAGTGATCAATGTCGTCCCTGGCTTCGGCCCGACGGCCGGCGCCGCCATCGCATCCCACATGGACGTTGACAGCGTGAGCAGAGCACAAATGATCATTATTAGCACCGTGCCATGCATTTCTCCTCTGTTTACACTATCCTAATGAAAGGTAATTCTACCACCACCTCGATCAGGTTGCCTTCACTGGCTCTGGTGAAGTAGGCCGCCTCATCATGGAGGCATCTGCACGGAGCAACCTGAAGACAGTGTCGCTTGAGCTCGGCGGCAAGTCGCCTCTGATAATCTTCGACGACGCCGACGTCGACATGGCGGTCGAGCTCTCAAGGCTTGCCATCTTCTTCAACAAGGTAACAGATAGCATTCTCTCCACAGAGGATAAAATGAACAAATACTAGTAAACAATCCCACAGAGCAAAAGACAGACACTGACCATATATATACTGCTATCTGAATCTGAACTTTCAGGGAGAGGTTTGCGTTGCGGGGTCACGTGTTTATGTTCAGGAAGGGATCTACGACGAGTTCGTGAAGAAGGCTGTGGTGGCTGCACAGAACTGGAAAGTCGGAGACCCGTTTGATGTCGCCACCAACATGGGTCCCCAGGTACATTACGCCTTAATTTTTCATCAGCCATGCTCAAATTCGAGGAAAACGCGCACAGACTAGTCGGGGTCATGGGATGAAGTGTATTGTAGGTCCCTGAATTATCTCAGAGGTGTCATGTGGTCCTCAAACTATGAAAATCGGCATGCAGGTTTTTGAAGTGCAGTAAGTGTGTCAATCAAATCCAAAATCTGTTCGACCCCGGCTGACCGGCCAGCTAGCGCCGTTGNNNNNNNNNNNNNNNNNNNNNNNNNNNNNNNNNNNNNNNNNNNNNNNNNNNNNNNNNNNNNNNNNNNNNNNNNNNNNNNNNNNNNNNNNNNNNNNNNNNNNNNNNNNNNNNNNNNNNNNNNNNNNNNNNNNNNNNNNNNNNNNNNNNNNNNNNNNNNNNNNNNNNNNNNNNNNNNNNNNNNNNNNNNNNNNNNNNNNNNNNNNNNNNNNNNNNNNNNNNNNNNNNNNNNNNNNNNNNNNNNNNNNNNNNNNNNNNNNNNNNNNNNNNNNNNNNNNNNNNNNNNNNNNNNNNNNNNNNNNNNNNNNNNNNNNNNNNNNNNNNNNNNNNNNNNNNNNNNNNNNNNNNNNNNNNNNNNNNNNNNNNNNNNNNNNNNNNNNNNNNNNNNNNNNNNNNNNNNNNNNNNNNNNNNNNNNNNNNNNNNNNNNNNNNNNNNNNNNNNNNNNGCCCGTGACGGAAATATGAAAATATGTTCGTGAGCGgtaaatttgaaaatatgttcatgaaccacaaaaatgttcacaaacaaTTTTTATAAAAAGTGTGCACAAATTTAataaatctttattattttgaataAATTAACAATCTTTATTTTTtgtgaatttaaaaatgttcacttaTTTACAAAAACGTTTCCGGTTAAAAATGTTCGTTAATTTTAAATATGTTTATGAATTTACAAAATGTCTCATAATTTAATTGTTCTAGGTTTCAAAAATGTTCGTGTATagtgaaaaaatgttcatgactttaAAAATATCCCTAGCATTTTCTAATTTATCGTTCATGACTTTAAATGTTCATTAATTTGTGTTTCGCAGACACATTTTCAAATTTATCATTGGTGAATAATTTTTTAAAGCCGTGAACATTTTTTCCACATTCGCTAACTTTTTTTGGAACCATGAATTTGCATTTATTTGGAGTGAAGTGCATTTATCATTCAGTGGAATTTATTTGCATATTTCCATCACGAGCCGTTATCTTGTGGGCCCCCTCTATCCGACGTGTCATGGGTCAACGGCGCCAACTGGCCAGTCAGGTGGGGTCGGACGGATTTTGGACCCGAATGACACACTAACTACACTTCGAGAGCCTGGGTGCCGATTTTTATAGTTTGAGGACCTACATGACACGCTTAAAATATTCTTGAGACCTAAAATGCACATCAGTCGGTTCATGGCCGGAAAGGAAGTGGCAAACATAATTATTTCAACCGTTGCTTTGCTTGAATCTAGGTTGATAAGGAGCAATTTGAGAGGGTCCTAAGGTACATTGAGCATGGCAAGAGTGAGGGGGCGACTCTGCTCACCGGCGGCAAACGTGCCGGCGACAAAGGATACTACATTGAGCCAACCATATTTGCAGATGTCAAGGTAATTTGAACTTCTAGATAGATGCACATCAGTATTGCTTCAGAGGAAAACAATTGTGCATCGCCTGCATTTACACGGATTGACAGTTTGACACTAACACATGCTCACGTACGTGGCTTCCACAGGAGGATATGAAGATCGCCCAAGATGAGATCTTCGGCCCTGTGATGTCCCTCATGAAGTTCAAGTACGCCAAAGTTTTCACAATTTCACCTGACGAAAATTAAACTGGTTCTTCGAATTATAATTATGAACTTCTAGTGTCTGACGAAGTGCCTTTTTGCCCGCCTGTGTGTGCACTCTGCAGGACGGTCGATGAGGCGATAGAGAAGGCCAACTGCACCAAGTACGGGCTGGCCGCCGGGATCATCACCAAGAACTTGGACATCGCCAACAAGGTGTCGAGGTCGGTTCGCGCGGGGACCGTGTGGGTGAACTGCTACTTCGCCTTCGACCCCGAGGCGCCCTTCGGCGGGTACAAGATGAGCGGCTTCGGCCGGGACCAGGGGATGATGGCCATGGACAAGTACATGCAGGTCAAGAGCGTCATCACCGCAGTCCCTGACTCGCCATGGTATTAGATAGACAAGACAATGCAAGTTTCTTAATTTTGTGCATTGTACATGCTTGTTGAGTTTTTTTTTTGATATCTACATGCTTGTTGAGTTCGCCGTGCTTGTGTAATGTTCCTTTGTTTCTTCCGAATACGATGAGTGAATTAAAAAAAAACACCACATTTTATGTTCAAATCCAAATTCGTGTGGTTACTGCGTTTCAACAGAAAAGTTGGCCCCCGTGTTACTCCGCACGATGACCAACTTTTTTTTTGTGACTTAACCTTTTTCTGCAACTACTTATTCTATGAACTTGAAAGTTCATCTCCATTATAACCTAGTGGTTTAATTAAAAACCATCTGAGAGGATAAATGATTCAGTAAGTGTGTTTCAGTACTTTGGACTAATTTTCATATCCAGATCCATGGCTTTATATGGagtaaccaaaaactaccacatttcatggAAACATGCCCAGaaactaccactttacaaatttgtgccGAAAACTACTTTTTGCTAAtctgtgactaaaaactaccatgtcgAAAAAGTGCCCGATTCACTTCTTCTAAACGCCTTTCTGACGGGATGGGCCCATAAGTCAGGTTGACCGTTATTACAAATGGGGCCCACACGTcaaccctcttcttcctcttctctcttctgtaagtgcatctagtgccccttagtgattttggtgtattgaagacttataggttaagggactaatgcgcttgtgagtatacacaggtctataagtctatgaggagtttgatatttacagagaaagtcgacccctaaaaatgaagttcttcaactgaagactttgatattctgaagactttctgaagactttgaaagtgaagaaattggtgtgaccttgaagacttggtattcatttgtggaacatgaagcgtgaagacttttgttttcttagtttcattttctccttcttgagtcataggaaacaccgtactattaaagagggtcgaggaaatactaaggaaaaatttccatgtgatgctcaactcaaaatcctacacctaccaatcccttcgagtgaagcctttggaaatctcatacagttcagtcactttcttcagtgacagagacggagttcttctggtcactgatgaatttgttctgactgaggagttaggaattcgtcagtgcgaattacctacacagtgaggaacatgatagccatgaggaatttaagagtcaaatttccgaccgttgctgtgctgcacgccagctgtcccaaaatatcttatccacctaacggtcatatcattgaggggcatttatgtcttatcatgtcgggctgctccctaggctataaatagccgccccctacaaccactagctggttggctgctccgagagaacttgacacttgtcatttgagagcaacccatcctccgaggactttgagcgaaaatcatcaagtgaggaaatccaaaaccaaacccctacaaacccaaagtgattgagcatcactgaagaaattgatcctgcgtggatccgacgcttgttacctttgaaaactgtgcttcttccagacggttaggcgtcaaggtctagagcatccaagaggaattgtggattgccgagtgaccaagtctgtgaaggtttggaagtcgcctgaagacttaccacgagtgattggacgagatctgcgtgatcttagttcaaggagaatacggtgaggactgggtgtcctgagctgcgtgctcagagactgggtgtccggaactgcgtgtcctcgagtttaaatactcagccgctccaaccagacgtacaactgagacagcagttggaactggtctaccaaatcattgtcttcaccaacctaattggttctatttcctcaaccctttcatttcctcattactgtgttgagtgtttgttcatatctgtgtttgaagactttgactgaagactttctcaatttcctcagttcaatttcttcagtctgtttgtcttcatcttgtgttatcccgtgattacgctttctgtactttgtgctagtcttcatttcatcatgatgaccatgcttgtattctgttatgcttacttctgagtacttattccgctgctaatagttcttcgctaaggaatttcctcaccggcaaattcctcagtgaagaattcataaaaatcgcctat is from Triticum aestivum cultivar Chinese Spring chromosome 1B, IWGSC CS RefSeq v2.1, whole genome shotgun sequence and encodes:
- the LOC123094765 gene encoding aldehyde dehydrogenase family 2 member C4: MGSNEMVVVPEIKHTKLFINGEFVDAASGKTFETRDPRTGDVLAHIAEADKADVDLAVNAAREAFEHGKWPRMSGYERGRAMHKLADLMEQHTEELAALDGADAGKLLLLGKIIDIPAAVQMLRYYAGAADKIHGDSLRVSGKYQGYTLKEPIGVVGIIIPWNFPSLMFFLKISPALAAGCTVVVKPAEQTPLSALYYAHLAKLAGIPDGVINVVPGFGPTAGAAIASHMDVDSVAFTGSGEVGRLIMEASARSNLKTVSLELGGKSPLIIFDDADVDMAVELSRLAIFFNKGEVCVAGSRVYVQEGIYDEFVKKAVVAAQNWKVGDPFDVATNMGPQVDKEQFERVLRYIEHGKSEGATLLTGGKRAGDKGYYIEPTIFADVKEDMKIAQDEIFGPVMSLMKFKTVDEAIEKANCTKYGLAAGIITKNLDIANKVSRSVRAGTVWVNCYFAFDPEAPFGGYKMSGFGRDQGMMAMDKYMQVKSVITAVPDSPWY